In a single window of the Porites lutea chromosome 14, jaPorLute2.1, whole genome shotgun sequence genome:
- the LOC140924148 gene encoding IST1 homolog isoform X2, producing MGFNKQKLKVNLKLAINRLKLLEKKKTELAQKARKEIADYINNGKDERARIRVEHIIREDYLVEAMEMLELYCDLLLARFGLIETQQYCEEGMIEAVTTLMWSAPRLQTDVQELRVIADQLGLKYGKKFAHEASINANSTVNDRLILKLSPKPPPKSLVENYLIEIARSHNVAFEPDRTVFLEEDDLPEYDEPGPPKGNGFGGSGSGGGGGGTGRIGFEGIAAGYDAPSISNPQYASLNYPPSHGTAPPYPVGPPGNAPPSYPEKVLPPYPGGPVNNHSPTAPPAGPQKPPAPTAPTPAPRSSKGPSFPDLPSVPTDLPNIPDSLPGANSAGGEDVDFDDLTRRFEDLKKKK from the exons ATGG GGTTCAACAAGCAAAAACTCAAGGTGAATTTGAAGTTGGCTATCAACCGACTAAAACTGTTGGAGAAGAAAAAGA CTGAACTAGCTCAAAAAGCAAGGAAAGAAATTGCTGACTACATCAACAATGGGAAAGATGAACGGGCAAGAATTAGA GTGGAACACATTATTCGTGAAGATTATCTAGTAGAAGCAATGGAGATGTTGGAACTTTACTGTGATTTGTTGTTGGCCCGATTTGGCTTGATAGAAACACAGCA ATACTGCGAGGAAGGAATGATCGAGGCAGTAACAACTTTAATGTGGTCAGCACCACGTCTACAAACTGATGTTCAAGAACTGAGAGTG aTTGCTGATCAACTAGGATTAAAGTATGGTAAAAAATTTGCTCACGAAGCTAGCATCAATGCAAATTCCACTGTCAATGATAGA CTTATCCTCAAGCTAAGTCCTAAGCCTCCACCAAAGAGTTTAGTGGAGAATTACTTAATAGAGATTGCACGCAGCCATAATGTAGCATTTGAGCCTGATCGTACTGTTTTTTTGGAG GAGGATGATTTACCAGAGTACGATGAACCTGGCCCCCCAAAGGGCAATGGTTTTggtggtagtggcagtggcGGTGGAGGTGGTGGTACCGGTCGCATTGGTTTTGAGGGGATTGCAGCAGGTTATGATGCACCCAGTATATCAAACCCCCAATATGCTTCGCTAAATTATCCACCATCACAT GGAACTGCACCACCTTACCCAGTGGGTCCCCCAGGGAATGCACCACCCTCCTACCCTGAGAAGGTTTTGCCACCCTACCCAGGAGGCCCTGTCAATAACCACAGCCCTACAGCTCCACCAGCAG GACCTCAAAAACCCCCCGCGCCAACTGCACCCACTCCAGCACCTCGCTCATCAAAAGGACCCAGTTTTCCGGACCTCCCATCAGTACCCACAGATCTACCAAACATACCCGACAGCTTGCCAGGGGCAAATAGTGCTGGTGGGGAGGATGTAGACTTCGATGATCTCACCAGAAGATTTGAGgatctcaaaaagaaaaagtag
- the LOC140924148 gene encoding IST1 homolog isoform X1: protein MLGSGFNKQKLKVNLKLAINRLKLLEKKKTELAQKARKEIADYINNGKDERARIRVEHIIREDYLVEAMEMLELYCDLLLARFGLIETQQYCEEGMIEAVTTLMWSAPRLQTDVQELRVIADQLGLKYGKKFAHEASINANSTVNDRLILKLSPKPPPKSLVENYLIEIARSHNVAFEPDRTVFLEEDDLPEYDEPGPPKGNGFGGSGSGGGGGGTGRIGFEGIAAGYDAPSISNPQYASLNYPPSHGTAPPYPVGPPGNAPPSYPEKVLPPYPGGPVNNHSPTAPPAGPQKPPAPTAPTPAPRSSKGPSFPDLPSVPTDLPNIPDSLPGANSAGGEDVDFDDLTRRFEDLKKKK, encoded by the exons ATGCTTGGCTCAGGGTTCAACAAGCAAAAACTCAAGGTGAATTTGAAGTTGGCTATCAACCGACTAAAACTGTTGGAGAAGAAAAAGA CTGAACTAGCTCAAAAAGCAAGGAAAGAAATTGCTGACTACATCAACAATGGGAAAGATGAACGGGCAAGAATTAGA GTGGAACACATTATTCGTGAAGATTATCTAGTAGAAGCAATGGAGATGTTGGAACTTTACTGTGATTTGTTGTTGGCCCGATTTGGCTTGATAGAAACACAGCA ATACTGCGAGGAAGGAATGATCGAGGCAGTAACAACTTTAATGTGGTCAGCACCACGTCTACAAACTGATGTTCAAGAACTGAGAGTG aTTGCTGATCAACTAGGATTAAAGTATGGTAAAAAATTTGCTCACGAAGCTAGCATCAATGCAAATTCCACTGTCAATGATAGA CTTATCCTCAAGCTAAGTCCTAAGCCTCCACCAAAGAGTTTAGTGGAGAATTACTTAATAGAGATTGCACGCAGCCATAATGTAGCATTTGAGCCTGATCGTACTGTTTTTTTGGAG GAGGATGATTTACCAGAGTACGATGAACCTGGCCCCCCAAAGGGCAATGGTTTTggtggtagtggcagtggcGGTGGAGGTGGTGGTACCGGTCGCATTGGTTTTGAGGGGATTGCAGCAGGTTATGATGCACCCAGTATATCAAACCCCCAATATGCTTCGCTAAATTATCCACCATCACAT GGAACTGCACCACCTTACCCAGTGGGTCCCCCAGGGAATGCACCACCCTCCTACCCTGAGAAGGTTTTGCCACCCTACCCAGGAGGCCCTGTCAATAACCACAGCCCTACAGCTCCACCAGCAG GACCTCAAAAACCCCCCGCGCCAACTGCACCCACTCCAGCACCTCGCTCATCAAAAGGACCCAGTTTTCCGGACCTCCCATCAGTACCCACAGATCTACCAAACATACCCGACAGCTTGCCAGGGGCAAATAGTGCTGGTGGGGAGGATGTAGACTTCGATGATCTCACCAGAAGATTTGAGgatctcaaaaagaaaaagtag
- the LOC140924593 gene encoding mitogen-activated protein kinase kinase kinase 13-like, whose amino-acid sequence MDANDEGFPQHATKSLSKDSGVSPSSKTAGNFIDGEASSNKNFSSDSPSLSGILQRLLGCLKPVWTILGKATKEQKTDIWIIPFDEISELEWLGSGAQGAVFLGQYGGQQVAVKKVRREADTDIKHLRNINHPNIVKFRGICNQAPVYCIIMEFCPNGQLYEVLRNGRQISPSLLVRWSTQIADGMHYLHSQKIIHRDLKSPNVLVAADDMLKISDFGTSKEFSDKSAKMTFAGTVAWMAPEVIRNEPCSEKVDVWSFGVLLWELLTGEMPYRDVDSSAIIWGVGSNSLHLPVPTTCPEGFKLLMKICWNSKPKNRPSFQQVLLHVEIAAGDVLKTPREIYLNQQITWRGEIKEEFEKMKNRSSAHMQNLHQLQQLDEELIRRRKEELRHARDIRVHYEQKLERANSLYQELNECMQHLEAREKELLRRERQLKVVNSKKRPIKPELKSRTAEVEKVLNSQLSLKKETSSSCPNTSSSSSSPTDRTSWAQEADSDEQDKQSYTKRMKRARSCLSKSKRRRSPGTPRAVPEDLLESTNVHSSRTKCFYYEDEPKKDGLSWPHTKEVPSCSCSDSDQEVPQCRCPVDECPNTTGSPVSFQGRKAKRKKQWTSNSDSSDDIKRMSMPEMSSGEISDLEPQFIPDLTNDSMEFTDEEQFKNVILRFSQSSLEEESCVQGSDNVKANNSR is encoded by the exons ATGGACGCAAACGATGAAGGTTTCCCGCAACATGCCACAAAGTCGCTATCAAAAGATAGCGGGGTTTCCCCATCTAGCAAAACAGCGGGAAACTTCATCGATGGTGAAGCTTCGTCGAACAAGAATTTTTCATCAGACTCACCTTCCCTTAGCGGTATTTTACAGCGTTTATTAGGTTGTTTGAAGCCTGTATGGACGATATTAGGCAAGGCAACTAAAGAACAGAAGACCGATATCTGGATTATACCGTTTGACGAAATTAGTGAGTTGGAATGGTTGGGTTCGGGTGCCCAGGGTGCCGTTTTCCTTGGACAGTATGGCGGTCAACAAGTTGCCGTCAAAAAAGTTCGTCGCGAGGCTGACACTGATATCAAACATTTGAGAAACATAAATCACCCCAACATTGTGAAATTCAG AGGGATATGCAATCAGGCTCCTGTGTACTGTATCATAATGGAGTTCTGCCCTAATGGCCAGTTGTATGAAGTTTTACGCAATGGTCGTCAAATCTCTCCCTCCCTACTGGTTAGATGGTCCACGCAGATTGCAGATGGCATGCATTACCTCCAttctcaaaaaattattcacAGGGACTTAAAATCGCCTAA TGTCCTCGTAGCTGCAGATGATATGCTCAAGATATCTGACTTTGGCACAAGTAAAGAATTTAGTGATAAGAGTGCCAAGATGACCTTTGCTGGGACGGTTGCATGGATGGCCCCTGAGGTGATTCGAAATGAACCCTGCTCTGAAAAGGTGGATGTGTG GTCATTTGGAGTTCTTCTCTGGGAACTTCTTACTGGAGAAATGCCTTACAGG GATGTTGACTCCTCTGCCATTATCTGGGGTGTTGGAAGCAATAGCTTGCATCTTCCTGTACCCACAACATGTCCAGAGGGTTTCAAGCTACTCATGAAAATTTGCTG GAACAGCAAGCCCAAGAATCGTCCATCATTCCAACAAGTACTTCTTCATGTTGAGATTGCTGCAGGCGACGTTCTTAAAACACCACGAGAAATTTACCTCAACCAGCAG ataACATGGAGAGGCGAAATCAAGGAGGAATTTGAGAAAATGAAGAACAGAAGCAGTGCACACATGCAAAATCTTCATCAACTGCAACAACTAGACGAGGAACTCATAAGAAGAAGGAAAGAGGAATTAAG GCATGCACGGGACATCCGAGTTCACTATGAGCAAAAGCTGGAAAGAGCGAACAGTTTATACCAGGAACTGAACGAATGCATGCAGCATTTGgaggcgagagaaaaagaaCTTCTTAG ACGAGAACGTCAGCTTAAAGTTGTAAATAGCAAAAAGAGACCGATCAAACCAGAGCTGAAGTCACGCACTGCTGAGGTTGAAAAAGTCTTAAACAGTCAGCTTTCCCTGAAGAAGGAAACGTCTTCAAGTTG tcCTAACACCTCAAGTAGCTCCAGTAGTCCCACTGATCGCACAAGCTGGGCTCAGGAGGCTGACAGCGATGAACAAGACAAGCAAAGCTACACCAAAAGAATGAAAAGAGCCCGTAGCTGCCTCAGCAAATCAAAACGCCGTAGATCACCAGGGACACCAAGGGCAGTTCCTGAGGACTTACTCGAATCTACGAACGTTCATTCAAGTCGtacaaagtgtttttattacGAGGATGAGCCAAAAAAAGATGGCCTTTCATGGCCCCATACTAAAGAAGTACCGTCGTGTAGTTGTAGTGACAGTGACCAGGAAGTACCTCAGTGTAGGTGTCCTGTGGATGAGTGTCCGAACACCACAGGGTCCCCTGTCAGTTTTCAAGGAAGGAAagcgaaaaggaaaaaacagtgGACTTCAAACTCAGATAGCTCAGACGATATTAAGCGCATGTCAATGCCGGAGATGTCTTCTGGTGAGATTTCGGATCTTGAGCCCCAGTTTATTCCGGATTTGACGAACGATTCTATGGAGTTCACGGACGAGGAACAGTTTAAGAACGTCATCTTGCGATTCTCCCAATCTTCACTTGAAGAAGAG TCTTGTGTTCAAGGAAGTGATAACGTAAAGGCAAACAACAGTCGGTGA
- the LOC140924518 gene encoding uncharacterized protein, translating to MPVRSKIFWIPVLRSYLKTLKELLFIVTVLGWLSAGAFSQAQTCQPNQPSFNVTLRAGSASGNFWKLGLVKDVNHCGQLCCKHHKCDLAFSVDNVCYNVQCYNKKMCRLKKRNFSRHQVAVTMVTRINKEHQRRTEDRHVNKAVNAHQTVFDKGIDNLLAAGERKDVFNQTQDEDGGSKEFDNKFESHSFTSLESKDTGVGFELQNSFPTKAVVRLESKLSQDGSEDAESASSGSCRARKILRKVTLRSGLQSGDFSDYGQVSDIDACVRHCCAQKTCDVSLLLKNHCYTLHCYKPELCETIPAHGSKLDPQLAFVVRSVTDDQSNTGVKKKTSSSDRGVCPHGAIFNDVSLKGGKKAGKFQIMTRTNDMRTCIQKCCASPSCQVAWLLGDYCYSVACYDKCITVKKGSSVIRSQLTLLTRKPQQTENDKRQDIPGAKGNTDKVFRVFLTLTDQVFTDRLKDIESLEFLNLAEKLQVAVSSVFVNEPSFKTDEVVSFQPSPVVAQLTVAITAQTSVTKVLKPLLDAVITGHLNSSIDGSPISFKVSNTGFRFLTSNGVNLVCGAEHDYDVGWKLMMFNSTDTVICPRNAQGKTSRFCAGSETLNATWQAPDFSECVSPAYKTLHQETKDLADRAEKKLPFAPVSSGQIISRLEKLVFTDTFREELYKSSLADQRKNMAAEKRKNGKKGSKLPNKPTFLKNTINGDKKEDPNSVPVTEIPRAPPEILPTTPAHKTKDPNPVWFSAAKTKLFASNSKSSLGSRTLNLPNPNRLFETTPPVRTPSTTVSGLPVQNSGNVNRIPTQASLSQQARVLGPTENMNSFSRSQIKSIAQSNAAIESQRKNPGVLNQAQYKSLSPMRNTFQKAQFYQSQNPRLVPGYGRSPNPYELRGYQNWQGNRVAYQRSWGQVYSPPSYSSEQLDIGRRKRDVDDSSKRQRRQNTVWYNTRQYPSQYNYPAMPGVIPRTNYIQSTNYYPQINYQNAPNQAATNTYQTGYQRSPYGKSLGMRLSPAAQRRPQTTVVAPGSRSDTQAKASYGTQPGILSGGHPAPVERWPTLGNIVQKPTQPLRPQKGGKSVSPSVKSNIAVNTNQKPNQNVQIDQTEKSSKVVSPTNSKTSFAHKKQKVSSSKNTGPRKDLSKKLQDLSNPNPRTKTQASAHKRQNITVSPLYSDEKHVVPMFAGDILLSAGVLQLLQKFARLSGSKVTETELKTFVNASSHLLDLKNRQEWINAQKHAEALYKKGINVLEDSNNWDWDESQQLAVKDSSIGPVVLDLVGTVQAYVMKATNSMSLNKPLVTKNILLGVHTFGPDNSNPTRPMSFPNYSDPLVANWSSGRDSITLTPSIFDSALLGNSVNVRLLTSRFKTVSQLLPGENDSGLVLNSEILSSTAQPELADNLDPPVKIVLSVLNSSLVRFEQQCVAWNSKGSQGREGGKWSPEGCKLTASNATHTTCECNHMTDFAVLANSKQGMGVGAPHPSAAVPSAGSSKDRSWIGILLGILFLLLFIIVVLLLLFYWRKKRRSQDQESTPRSRSGGLRRSRSLSRSTAKKSRSSSSKSDGAASPASSHSSQFDEMIAARRRRMAQDKQEKARRAREEGHEDEIDDDDLLMKEKAMLFSDYHQPYHFLSKEKDTQAASNRREQPGSSRPSPPRRSRRPAMDQDGSDV from the exons ATGCCTGTAAGGAGCAAGATATTTTGGATCCCTGTTCTCCGAAGTTACTTGAAAACCCTTAAAGAATTACTTTTCATCGTCACCGTGCTTGGTTGGCTCTCAG cGGGTGCCTTTTCTCAGGCGCAAACCTGTCAACCGAACCAACCTTCATTCAATGTAACGCTGAGAGCCGGCAGCGCGTCGGGTAATTTCTGGAAACTGGGTCTAGTCAAAGACGTCAATCATTGTGGTCAACTGTGCTGCAAACATCACAAGTGCGACCTCGCCTTTTCAGTGGATAACGTTTGTTATAACGTCCAGTGTTACAACAAGAAAATGTGTCGGTTGAAAAAGAGGAATTTTTCACGACATCAAGTTGCTGTGACTATGGTAACAAGAATAAACAAAGAACATCAACGTAGAACTGAAGATCGTCATGTGaataaagcagttaatgcaCATCAAACTGTCTTTGATAAAGGGATTGATAACTTATTAGCAGCTGGCGAAAGGAAAGATGTTTTCAATCAAACCCAGGATGAGGATGGAGGCTCGAAAGAGTTTgataacaaatttgaaagccATTCTTTTACATCGTTAGAGAGCAAGGATACAGGCGTTGGGTTTGAATTGCAAAATTCCTTTCCAACCAAAGCTGTTGTTCGTTTAGAATCAAAACTCTCGCAAGATGGCAGTGAGGATGCAGAATCGGCTAGTTCTGGGTCTTGTCGTGCGAGAAAAATTCTTCGCAAAGTAACTTTACGCTCTGGACTCCAATCCGGCGATTTTTCTGATTACGGTCAAGTGTCTGACATCGACGCATGCGTGAGACATTGCTGTGCTCAAAAAACTTGCGACGTATCTCTGTTGTTGAAAAATCACTGTTACACATTACACTGCTATAAACCAGAGCTATGTGAAACCATACCCGCGCACGGTTCGAAATTAGACCCACAACTTGCATTCGTTGTTCGTTCCGTTACAGATGACCAATCAAATACGGGAGTTAAGAAGAAAACCTCGTCTTCAGACAGAGGTGTATGTCCTCATGGCGCCATTTTCAATGACGTTAGTCTCAAAGGAGgcaaaaaggcgggaaaatttCAAATCATGACGCGTACTAATGACATGCGCACTTGTATTCAGAAGTGCTGCGCAAGCCCCAGCTGTCAGGTGGCCTGGTTACTTGGAGATTACTGTTACTCAGTGGCTTGTTACGACAAATGTATTACCGTCAAAAAGGGCTCCAGTGTTATTAGGTCCCAGCTCACACTCCTAACAAGAAAACCTCAACAGACTGAAAACGACA AAAGACAAGACATACCAGGAGCGAAAGGAAATACAG ACAAAGTGTTTAGAGTGTTTTTAACTCTCACTGACCAAGTGTTTACAGATCGACTCAAGGATATTGAATCCCTTGAATTTCTTAATCTTGCGGAGAAGCTTCAAGTTGCG GTTTCGTCTGTATTTGTCAATGAACCATCTTTTAAGACAGATGAAGTTGTTTCTTTCCA GCCATCTCCAGTGGTCGCTCAGCTGACAGTAGCCATAACAGCACAAACCTCAGTGACCAAGGTACTCAAGCCTCTGCTAGATGCTGTCATAACCGGTCACCTGAATTCCTCCATCGACGGAAGCCCCATTAGTTTTAAAGTGAGCAATACTGGCTTTCGCTTTCTTACGTCCAACG GGGTAAACCTCGTGTGTGGTGCAGAACACGATTATGACGTAGGCTGGAAACTTATGATGTTCAACTCGACTGACACCGTAATATGTCCTCGTAACGCGCAAG GAAAAACGAGTAGGTTTTGCGCTGGGAGTGAAACCTTGAATGCTACTTGGCAGGCGCCAGATTTTAGTGAATGCGTCTCTCCCGCATATAAAACGCTACATCAAGAG accAAAGATCTCGCTGACAGAGCGGAGAAAAAGCTTCCATTTGCCCCAGTAAGCTCAGGTCAGATCATCTCCCGCCTTGAGAAACTGGTTTTCACAGACACCTTTAGAGAAGAGCTTTACAAGAGCTCCCTCGCGGATCAGAGGAAGAATATGGCagctgagaaaagaaaaaatgggaAGAAGGGCTCAAAACTCCCCAACAAACCAACCTTTCTCAAAAATACTATCAACGGAGACAAAAAAGAAGATCCGAATTCTGTTCCAGTTACGGAAATTCCAAGAGCTCCTCCTGAAATTTTACCAACGACGCCGGCGCATAAGACTAAAGACCCCAATCCAGTGTGGTTTTCCGCGGCAAAAACAAAGTTATTCGCCTCAAATTCTAAGAGTAGCTTAGGCAGTAGAACTTTAAACCTTCCCAATCCTAATCGTCTCTTTGAAACAACTCCGCCAGTAAGGACTCCATCCACCACTGTTTCAGGTCTTCCTGTGCAAAACAGTGGTAATGTGAACAGGATACCCACTCAAGCTTCTCTTTCGCAGCAAGCTAGAGTTTTGGGCCCCACTGAAAACATGAATTCTTTTTCGAGGTCGCAAATAAAGAGCATCGCTCAGTCAAATGCAGCGATTGAAAGTCAAAGGAAAAATCCAGGAGTTTTAAATCAAGCGCAGTATAAAAGCTTATCTCCGATGCGTAACACTTTTCAGAAAGCTCAATTTTATCAATCGCAAAACCCACGACTTGTCCCTGGCTACGGGAGATCACCAAATCCTTATGAATTGCGAGGTTATCAAAATTGGCAAGGTAACCGAGTAGCATATCAGAGAAGCTGGGGACAAGTTTATTCCCCGCCAAGTTATTCTAGTGAGCAACTCGACATTGGAAGACGAAAGAGAGACGTTGACGATAGCAGTAAAAGGCAACGACGTCAAAACACTGTATGGTATAACACTCGGCAGTATCCTTCACAATACAACTACCCGGCAATGCCAGGGGTGATACCAAGAACAAACTATATACAGTCAACAAACTATTATCCACAGATCAACTACCAAAACGCACCAAACCAAGCCGCTACAAATACATATCAAACTGGATATCAAAGGTCTCCATACGGGAAATCTCTCGGGATGAGACTTTCACCCGCCGCTCAACGACGGCCTCAAACAACCGTTGTTGCACCAGGTTCGAGGAGTGATACTCAGGCGAAAGCGTCATACGGGACACAGCCTGGGATTCTCTCGGGAGGTCATCCCGCGCCCGTTGAGCGTTGGCCTACACTCGgaaatatagttcaaaaacCAACGCAGCCTTTGCGTCCTCAAAAAGGAGGAAAATCCGTTTCTCCTTCTGTCAAATCCAATATTGCAGTGAACACAAACCAAAAGCCAAATCAAAATGTGCAAATCGACCAGACAGAGAAAAGCAGTAAAGTTGTGAGCCCTACCAATTCAAAAACGTCCTTTGCTCACAAGAAGCAAAAAGTTAGTAGCTCAAAAAACACAGGGCCTCGAAAGGATCTCTCGAAAAAGCTCCAAGATCTCTCAAACCCTAATCCGCGTACAAAGACACAAGCTAGCGCTCACAAGCGTCAAAACATAACCGTTTCTCCACTTTACAGCGACGAAAAGCACGTGGTGCCCATGTTTGCTGGGGATATTTTACTTTCGGCAGGAGTGCTGCAATTACTACAAAAATTTGCGCGCTTGTCGGGCTCAAAGGTCACTGAAACAGAGCTAAAG ACCTTTGTCAATGCCAGTAGCCATCTCTTGGATCTCAAAAACAGACAAGAGTGGATTAATGCACAAAAG CACGCAGAGGCTCTTTACAAGAAGGGCATCAATGTCCTGGAAGACAGCAACAATTGGGACTGGGACGAGTCTCAACAACTAGCGGTAA AAGACTCTTCTATAGGACCAGTTGTGTTGGATCTCGTAGGAACGGTACAGGCATATGTAATGAAAGCGACAAATAGTATGTCACTTAACAAGCCTCTTGTGACAAAAAACATCC TCCTTGGAGTTCACACGTTTGGCCCAGACAACTCGAACCCTACGAGACCAATGTCATTTCCGAACTACTCCGACCCGCTTGTGGCAAATTGGAGCAGTGGGCGGGATTCTATTACTCTGACACCCAGTATATTCGACTCGGCTTTGCTAG GAAACAGTGTTAATGTTCGTTTATTGACGTCGCGCTTTAAGACAGTTTCTCAGCTGCTTCCCGGCGAAAATGACAG CGGTTTGGTATTAAACAGTGAGATTTTGTCGAGTACAGCACAACCAGAATTGGCGGATAATCTCGACCCCCCTGTGAAGATTGTCCTGTCAGTTTTAAAC TCCAGTTTGGTCAGGTTTGAACAGCAGTGCGTGGCATGGAATTCAAAAGGAAG CCAGGGAAGAGAAGGCGGGAAGTGGTCGCCGGAAGGATGCAAACTAACAGCTTCGAACGCCACTCATACCACGTGTGAGTGTAATCACATGACGGATTTTGCTGTACTTGCGAACAGCAAGCAGGGCATG GGTGTAGGGGCTCCTCATCCGTCGGCCGCAGTACCTTCCGCCGGGTCGAGTAAAGACCGCAGCTGGATAGGAATTTTACTGGGAATTCTTTTCTTGCTGCTGTTTATCATAGTGGTTCTTTTGCTACTCTTCTACTGGAG gaaaaaaagaaggagcCAAGATCAAGAAAGCACACCTCGATCGCGATCGGGAG GTTTAAGAAGATCTCGTTCTTTGTCCCGATCTACTGCCAAGAAATCTCGTTCAAGTAGTTCTAAG agtGACGGGGCGGCCAGCCCAGCGTCAAGTCACTCAAGCCAGTTTGACGAAATGATAGCAGCGAGGAGACGCAGGATGGCTCAGGACAAGCAG GAAAAAGCAAGACGCGCTAGAGAAGAAGGGCATGAAGACGAGATTGACGACGACGATCTTCTTATGAAAGAGAAAGCGATGCTTTTCTCAGATTACCATCAACCTTATCACTTCTTGTCCAAGGAGAAAGATACACAGGCGGCTTCAAACAGACGAGAGCAGCCTGGGTCAAGCAGACCTAGTCCTCCTAGAAGAAGCAGGCGCCCGGCCATGGATCAAGATGGTTCAGATGTTTAG